tagaacaacaggtgcatgcccccatacttggttaatttttttcacacctggctaattcttaaatttttttgtagagatgggggtctcactgtagtgcccaggtgggtctcgaatgcctggcctcaagagatcaacgagatcctcccacctcagcttcctaaagcgctgggattacaggcaggcctTGCTGGAATTATTTGTCTGCATTTTAGAGTTCACTGTAGTTTGTACTTGTAATTCCATGTTGCTGGGGGGCAGAGGCTTATTGTCCCTGGGGCACTAAGATCTTGCAGTGCTTAGAGCCTCCAGGGGCTTCACTGGGGCTTGGAAGAGGTGCTAGGACACAGTACGTAAAGAGCAGCTGGCAGCCCTCACTGTGATGGATATAGTGTGTAGGCATCCAGCGTGTCACCCTCCCTTCCTGATTCTGGGCCTTAGAATTCCAGGACCACAAAAGGAAGTGATTTCCCACACAGAGACCTAGACCAGAGCAGTCACTCACTGCCCAGGGCAGCTGCCAGCCTGCTACCTGCCTCACTTCCTCAGCCCAGCTGTGGAAAACCAACTCCGCCATCTTCCTGGGATTCCAAGGAACAAGTTCCTGGCGGCCTCAGGTGTCTGGCTTAAAGGGACAGACTCCAGTTTGTGGAAGTGCTGGAGCTTGAGTTGATCAGGAGGATGACGCCTGGCCAGGACTCTGAGCTGAGAGCCTGGGAGGGGTAGAGGAAGAGGCCCAGGATTGTGCCACAGGGGCGAGGTGGGAGAGGCAGCTCCCCTAGGCCTGCTGTCTCATCACTTGGAGCTTAGCCATAGCCCCAGGTACCTCCAACACTCTCTCAAAAACTAGCCAAGGCCTGTCTGTGGCTCGACTCACCAAGGGCACTCACCCCACCTGCCACTGCTTTGTGCTGATGCCAAGGACTCTTTTGCAGTACAACCTAGCAATTTCCGAGCACTTTTCACCCACTAATTCTCACAAGCACCCTGAGGGAGTACACGTTATCCtcactttgcagatgaaaaaGTTAATCAGAGAGGTTAGGACACTTGtataaggtcacacagctagaattGGTATCTTGGTGAGAAAAGGTTGGGGGTGGGGTTAACAATGATAAGAGctcttgctgtgtgccaggccttgCGCCAGGGATTCAATGTATGTTCTTTCTTTCCCATAGCAGCTACAGAGGCAATGATTATCGCCTCTTCCTACAAGGAGGAAATGGGAGGTCAAAGGGGAAGGGTAGTGGTGGGTCCCGGTGCATGAGTCCTTGGCTGCTCTACAGGGGTATGAGGTCTACTGTGCATGGTGTAGGGTTGTTTCTTGCAGGTGGGGTGTCCCTGAGCAGACTTTCCCGGGGCCTGACTCCATCCTGTCTGGACCACTCTGGCTTCCAGGAGGTTTGGGCCAAACGTGAGCTTGAGGTCGGTCAAATGTACTGGCCACAGGGCACAACCTCCAGTTTTGCAGTGGCCCAGACATCCCAACCCAGGTTGTTCACAGCACCCCTCTCTTGCCCCTGGCCTGATGGGTAGAGATGACCAGGGCAGGTTCTTGACATCTCCTTCCCTCTGGGATCAGGCCCTCCAAGGCCTTGGTGCTTCCCCCAGAACCCTCTTCCTTGAACCTTTAGTTGGGCAGAAGATATTGCCCTCCCCCAGGGCTCTGCAGTCCCATATCCTGAAAAGGAGATCTTTCGGCAAGGAAACCTGTAGTCCAACAGGGATTAAAGCTCCCCTCTGGGGAGAAGCGCTCCTAAGCGCTGCTGATTCACTGGTTGAATCTTCACAACCCTGCACCAGCTGGCAAGGAAGCTGTAGCTCAGGGGAGTGAAGCAACTTGCTCCAGATTGTATGGGGAGCAAAGGCCCAGAATCGGGCCTGGCTGGCTCTTCAAGGCTGCCACCAGTCAAGGTTGGGAGTGACAGGAAAGAGCCCTGGTCCCTGCAGGGAGGGGCCAGCCTGGAAGGGGATCAGCCATCACAAGCACCTGCTGGGAGCCTTCCATGCTCAGCAGGCTCCCACGGGGCAGGGCTTGTGGTGCTCCAGGTAGCCTCCCCTTACTTCCTTTCCGGGGGCAGTAGGAGCCCTTCGGGACCCCGGAGCGCATGGGCTATGTTCACACCAAGTTCTAGGCGGGCTTTGAGCGCTCATGACTAGATCGGCTGAGGGGCGTCAAGCTCTGGCTGGGTGTGAGGGGATGGGGGCACGGCATCAGTATTTGCTGATTTCCGGGCCCACCCATGTCCCAGGCTAGTGGATGGCCAGGCATGTCCTGTTGGGCACCACGGGCTGACACTTAGACAACCTGACTCTCACCCCTCACCACCAGGTCTGCTTTCTGCGCCAGCATTCCAAGCTGTGGTCCCTCTGTCCTGCTGGCTGAGTCGGGCTGGATCTGAGAGGCCACACTGTCACAAGGTACATTCTAGATACCCTTTGTCTACTGCTGTCCCAGGACAGAGCCAAGAACTTGTGTGGGATGCAATATGGAGTCCTGGTAAAGGGTTTGTGGCCTGCCACCTGGTATATGCACTGCCTGCGCCCCAAGGGAGAGGTGAGAAGGCAGGTTCCAGCCCCTTCTAAGGCAAAGCCTGTGGGtgagctgggaaaggcagatgaCAAGGAAATAAAGCAGACAGCATAAGCCGCAGGCTTCCAGCAGGCTCCCAGTGCCAGTCAGGCGAGGCCAAATCAGGAAGCCAGTGTGGGCAGGAGCTCAGGCAAGGGCTTCGTGGAGGAGGAGGGAGTCTCCATGACCTCACAGAGCACCAGCAACAATCTGGCAGCATCAGGGCTGAGGTGTGGGTGAGGCCAGGGCCCTGCAAAGTCCCCACCTCAGCACACCAGGCCTGCGACAGCATCACAGCACGAGGGTCAAGGCTGAGGGGACTTATCCAAGAAGACATCAGAAACACTATGAAACTCAAGAGAAAGCCCTTGTGACCTCAGCCGGGCCTCAGACCAGCAGCCTCCCAGGAAGCGGCAGGAAGCACAAGCTAGGCCCTGCTGCAGCCACCCAGTGTCCCTTTCAGGCTGGGCCACTCACACTTCCCGGTCCCAGCCTTGCCCAGAACTCTCGTCCCTACAAATAACAATTTAGTTTCTGACCTATCACACAATTGTTCCAGCCTCAggtctttatttttggttttccttttatatttgtattgttCTGAGATGTAGCTAATACACAGAAAAGGGCGCAGAATAGAGTCTTTGGTCAATGCCTGTACCACCCCCAACAGGCCAGAAACACAGGTCAGGGTGGGCCAAGCCTACCCTTAAGCCCTTCCACATCCTCCCCCAAAGATAACCACTGTAGACTTTTTCCTTTACCATTTACCATCatcatttcctttgttttccttctagtTTTACCATCTATAGGAATTCCTACGAACTTGTTTGGCTTCATTTGCTATTGAGATTTGTGTTGTACACAGCtatcatttgttcattttcaccTCCGTTCAGTGCCTGGTGGCATGAATGCGTATTCCTCTACTCTAGTATTGACAGCCGCTAGTGCTGCTCCCAACATTGCAGCTGTGAACTCACCTCAGTCCTGCTGCAGGTGTTGGGGACTTTCTTCAAGGCACAGTCCTGAGAGTGGAACTGCTTGGTCACAGGGTGTGTCAGTTTTACTAAACAACACCCAACTGTCTTCCCAAATTGTTTAgaccaatttatactcccaccagctgGGTATCAGTTCCTGTTGCTTCACTATCTCATCAATACTTGGTATTGTCCAACTTAAAAGTGTTTGCCAGTCAGATGGGTGTTAACAGCATGTGATGTCTTATTACTAGCAATATGGAACACCTTTCCTGTGCTTATTTACTGGGAGGGAACCTTCTTCTGTGGCCATCTCAGGTCTTCTACCTATTTTTctgttgtgcttttttttttttttttttttttgagacagagtttcattcttgtcaccctggctggagtataatggcatgatcttggctgactgcaacctctgcctcccaaatttgattctcctgcctcagcctcctgagtagctgggattacaggcgtgcaccaccacacccggctaatgtgtatttttggtagagatggggtttcatcatgttggccaggctggtcttgaactcctgacctcaggtgatccacccacctcggcctctgaaagtgctgggattacagacgtgagccatcacgcccagccagtCCACCTTTTTCTTGATTGCAATTGTATTTGTGCTACGGAAATACTCCTTTGTTGTTTATACTGCTGCAGATATCCTTTCCCTACCAACCACCTCATTTTCCAAgtgggaaactgagactcagagaggataAGCCACATGACCAAGGAACACAGGGCCCAGTCCATGCGTTTCCAAGCTAGTTCTGAGTTCCAGTCTGGCTACTTCCCAGGAGCAAGTCTACGGGCAAAttcgcctctctgagcctcaagtttcctcacctgtaaaagagaaaataattattattgtgaaagaaaaacatgtttgcaaAGATTTTAGCTTCAAGCCTGGTTCATACTAAGTGTTCAAGACATAATAGGGCTGGCCgtgtatggtggctcacacctatagtcatagcgctttgggaggcttaaggatcgcttaaggccagcctgggcaacacagaaggGCCGTCTCTATtaagttaaaaagtaaacaaaaagaacaggACTAAAATGTACTAAGGTGTACTCCCCTCACATCCTTCCAGCTGTGATGCCTGTGCTCCTTCTCCTACCTAAGACATCACAGAAGATGGCAAGCGCCCTGCCCACCCTTGCTGAGGCCAGGAGAGCAGATGATATGACTGGCAGGTGAACTCTCACCCACATCTGGCCCACCCTGTCTGGTACCTCTGACTCCCACTGACTTTTCCACCAGGTGCTGCCTAGCCCAGCTGTTGACTTAACTGACATCTGGAGCACAGTCCATCTGGCTCCCAGGAAAAGATCCACCCACACCCTCTCCCACATCGCTCGGGGATTGAGACACAAGTCACCTGCCTGAGGCCTACATGGCTAGGGTGACTGCCCTCTGGGAGTGGAAGGGAAGCTGCCAGTTTCGGTCTCTACTGATAAGGAGTGAGGGAGACATGGTCTGTCCCTGGAGGAGAGGCAACTCCCAGCCCACTTGCTTTTCAGTGCACAAAGCCCAGTCATGAAAGCCACTGACTTTATTGATCTAAAAAACTTTACAAAGACAGTGACTGTTCTGCCCAAAAAGGAGCCAAATGGTATCAAACGGACTGAAAGtgagggtggggggtgagggacGGGGCCAGGAATCCATTCAGGAAAGCTGGTAACTGTCACCAGGGAACCGGCAAGGGAAAAAGGGCGGGGGAGGCATGCAAGAGCGAGAATCCAAAAAAGTTGAAATGGTTAGGGGAGAAAACTCCCAAAAGACCCTGGAGTACATCGGAGGTGAGTACGACAATAGCAATCTTTTCCTTCGTAGAGGGCAGGGGAGGAGTCCCTACTCAGCTGCAAACTCTGGATGAGGGCTGGGGATTGAGAGCTTCCCAGAGAGCATCACAAGAAGGCGTCGCACCACTCTCGAAGGCATCCGAAGCAGTCCCGGGACTGCTTGGCGTTGGCGCCACACGTGTCCTTCAGCCATTCCCGGAAGAGGTCTTCATCTTTCTTTAGCACCAGAAACTGGCCAAGGACAACATAGGCCTGCAAaacagggaaaaaggaaggggTGTGCTGCTCAGTGTTCAGTGAGGGATAAGAGCAAGGCGGCCATTCCTGTGCCATTCAGAGTACACAAGCCCAAGAAGCAGCGTGGGTTTTGCCCCCATATCCTCTCCACCAGGTGCCCAGGCTCTGACAGCCTCTTCAGATTATACCCCACTGTCCACCCCCTAGCAGATGGACTCACTTCCCTCCCACCCCCGCCTGCACCAGGTACAGGCGGTCACCCCACACCTTGTCAAAGCCCCTCTCCTCCAGCTTCTTGCCCAGGACTTCACCAATCCCAGCCAGGCTCCCCACTGGCTTCTCCCCCATGGGCTCTGCCACGAAGTCTCGGTGCTTTTGGGAGGTTGTCATCTTGATCAGGCTTAATCTAGGAATCCCAAAAGAAAGGCAGATTAGGGCTGAAGACCTGGAACTCCTAAGAGCCCACTAGCAATCTCACAGTAAGAGGCAGCCAAGCCACGGGTTACGGTGGCTTGCTCGATCCCCCTCATCCTGAAAGGAGAAAACCCAGATCCAGGGAGACTCTTCCCTACTATTCTGAAAAGGAGTTTCTTCCTGCAGGACCTGGATTTTGATCTTGCCCCAGAGGAAAAACGATCTTGCCTAACAGGTGGCGCAAGCGGGGCAGTGGGAAGATTCCCAGTCAGTAGCCAGGGCTGCCCGGAAGCTGTCACTCCCTCTGTGACCTTGGCTGAGCCAAAAAGGCACTGACTGCCTGGAACAGCAAAAGCTAACCAAAGGGTCTCTCTACCTACAGGGCGAAACGCACACCAAGCGCTGCGCACACCCGCTACGCGCCCACGGGGTACACGCCGCACCCCAGCTCCGCCCCCACCGCGCGCAGCCGCGGCCCGCCCCCTCCCGCGGCCCGGCTTCCACGCGCCGCACCCCGCCCCCTCCCGCAGCGCGGCCAAGCTCTCCCCCAGGGCCCGCCACAGCGCCTGcggcccctctcctccccttctccccgcAGTCCCTCTGGCCTCCAGCCAGGGCTCTGCTCCGCGGCTCGCGCTCACCGGCAGCTTCAGTTCCCGTAACGGTTCCTCCCGCCACCCTGCTGCTCCCGCGAATACGTCAGGCCACTAGAACTTTCTTCCACTTCCGCTTCCGGGTCGCTTCagccccctttaaaaaaaaaaaccttccacgTTGGGCCCTTCTAGCCAGTTAGAGCTATAGAGTTGAGGCGCCGCGGACCTCGACGGCGTCCTTAGTAGGCGCTCCTTTCCGGTTCTTCGCGGGAAGCCCTGTCTTCTAAGGTCTCGCTCCTCGAGCAGTTCTGAGGGAGAGAGGCCTACAGGGAGAGAACTTCCTTTCTGTGTTGCCCGGACCCGGAACTCAAAGACTTAGGCTTGACCGACCTGGCGTGGGGAAGAGTTAGAAGACGGACAAGGGAGGGAACGGGTGGCCGGGAGGCCTCTGAGACAGCGCCGGAAGACGGTTTTCGGAGGGATCGGACTCAGACTCACGTCGCACTCCTCGCAGTGGGACTGGTGGGAACTGGGAACGCTGGAGACCTGATTTCGAGGTGACGCTACCGTCGCGGCCGCCGGCAAGTTCCTTTACTGTGTTTTCTTGGCTCAGCCCTGAAGTGAGTCGTGGACGATCCTCTCTCAGCGTCCAGCCTGGACAGCGGGGTTGCTCCGGCAGCGTTCCTGGGAGCCCAGGGCCAGAGACTGAGTGTGGGTGTTTCTCTGAGGGTCTTTTCTCCGGGATagacagggaggaggaaggagaacgGCGACTAGAGATGACAGTGTTTCCTTCGGAAACCATCAGTCTTAAGGGTACTGGCCCTCGTCTTCTAAGTACGCAAGTCAGAAAAATGCAGATGTTGCAGACAAGCCTGCTCACCTCAACCTTTAATTAACTAGTTCCTGGCTTGGACCATCACGGTGGCCACCTAATTTGTCTCCGGCTGTAGTGTGTTGCCAGACTGAACTTCTCTGTTGTGTGACTATGCCAGACTTGGGGTGTACAAGCGTGTTGAGAAAGATACGGTTTATTTCAAACTCCTTCGAGAGAGGTTGCCAGGATGATTTCTCTGGAACGTTCCTATAGTTTTACATTACACCAGTACTTAAGATTGTAGGagttactggtttttttttttgagacggagtctggctctgtcgcccaggctggagtgcagtggcacgatctcggctcactctaagctccgcctcccgggttcacgccattctcctgcctcagcctcccaagtagctgggactacaggcgcccgccaccacacccggctaattttttgtatttttagtggagacgaggtttcaccgtgttaggatggtctggatctcttgacctcgtgattcgctcgcctcggcctcccaaagtgctggcattacaggcgtgagccaccgctccctgcTGGAGTTACTTTTACATGACATGCACTGTATTGTCCCATTCTGTAACAGTGCTGAGTTAGCTGTTATTTTCCTGGGACCTAGAGAAGTTGAATAATTAGGAAATAAACGAAggtaggatttgaatccaggcagttAGACTTCAGAGCCCATGTTCTTAACCAAGACACCGTGTCACCCCTCAGTAAAAGGCCCCTCCCCATCTTCAGAACAGTCCTGGGTTCTGAGCCTGCCATCCAAggaactcaggaggaggagctGACAGTCTCTTCGTTCCTAACCACCCTGGGACAACTTCAGCATGTCTCAGGCCACCAAGAGGAAGCATGTGGTGAAGGAGGTGCTGGGGGAGCACATCGTGCCCTCCGACCAGCAGCAGATTGTCAGGGTGAGTGGCTTTGGGCACAAGCTGctctgctccccacccctccagCCCTGGAGGGCCCCTGGGGTGGTGGCAGGGTGTGCGCGGCTGAGAGAGTGTTTGACCGATGAGACTGATTCTTGGTCTCTCCTGAACCAGGTACTCAGGACCCCAGGGAACAATCTCCATGAGGTGGAGACAGCCCAAGGGCAGCGCTTCCTGGTGAGCATGCCCTCCAAATACCGCAAGAACATCTGGATCaagagaggtgagaggatcactcctgtaatcccagcactttgaggggctgaggtgggaggatcacttgagaccatcatgagaccttgtctctacataaagtaaaaaattagttgggcacgtgcctgtgatcccagctacttgggaggctgaggcctgagaatcacttgagcctgggaggtggaggctgcagtcagctatgatcatgctattgcattccggcctgggcaacagagcaagaccctgtctcaaaaaaaaaaaaaaaaaaagagagagggaggtgaGAGAGGCAGCCCTCTCTAGGAGATAGAACCACTTCCTATGGCTTTGGCTTTCCCTATTGCAGGCAGGCCTGACTTTGCCTTTTCTCTTCTTACCTACAGGGGACTTTCTCATTGTTGACCCCATTGAAGAGGGAGAAAAGGTGAAGGCTGAGATCTCGTTTGTGCTCTGCAAGGACCACGTGCGCTCCCTGCAGAAGGAGGGCTTTTGGTAGGTGGTCCCCTTGATCACTGACTCTCTGGCTGCTGAAGGCATTGCCTTCCTAGCTTGGGAACTAGGGGTGGGAAGGTCATGGCATCCCAGGCAGAGACAGCTGGAAACAGCTCTTTTGTGAGAAAGTGATTTGTCCTCCCTGACTTTGCTCATCTCTTGGCATAGGCCTGAGGCCTTCTCTGAAGTGGCTGAGAAACACAACAACAGGAACAGGTGAGGAACAAGCCTTGCGGTGGGGCACATGGAAAATAAGGGGTTCATGCTTTGGTGCCTTGAGGGAAAAATAGAGCCTTTTTTCCTCCTTACATAGGGTATCTGTTGAGAGCGCCTACATATGTGGTACATAGTTATGAATGTGGCTTGAAGGTCAGATTCTCTGGGTtaaaatcctggctttgccacttaaaGCTGAATGACTTTAAGCACGTCATTTAATTCCTTCAAACTCTATTTTCCTTATATATAAAATGGGagcattgtgaggattaaagaagtGGATGGCTTGTAAAATTGCTTAGTGCAGCATCTGGTGTGTGATGCGGGTTCGTTAAGCGTTAGTTGGTGGTCGTAGAATCATTCCTGACTGAAACAAATGGCTGTGGCACACGTTTGGGGAGTGGGGTCAGTCTTTAGCCTGTTTCTCTAGCTAAGTTTCCCCACTGTTTGCTCTGCCTCTGTCCCTTATTTTAGTCTTTAAAGGGTGCTGTAGGGCCCTGACTGCTGGGCCGGATGGTCCTCCTTTTTTTGGAACTCCTTGATCTACATCTGGTTTTCTCAGAAGGTGCTGGGCTAACTCTGCTCTCTTCCCTTCTTGCAGACAAACTCAACCAGAACTCCCAGCCGAGCCACAGTTATCAGGAGAGGAGTCCAGCTCAGAAGATGATTCTGACCTGTTTGTTAACACAAACCGCAGACAGTATCATGAGAGTGAGGAGGAGAGCGAAGAGGAGGAGGCCGCCTGAGACTCCAGGACCCACTTTTCCACTTGCTCAGGGACGGGCCCCTGGCTCTTCTGGGCTTGGACATTCCCAGGGTGCTCTGCAGATCTTCACCCCTGGATGGGGACAACGCAGGGCCCCTCTCTGAACTGATGTTTTGATTAGGAGAATTAAACCCCTGGTGGGTTGGTGACTTGTTCTGGTGTCTGAGTGGCTCTCTCGGGGAACGGAGACTTGTGGTGAAGTGAAGAACTGCTCCCTGGTAGACCTTGTGACTGGGTGGGCTGAATGGGAAGGAAATGGGAAATGGCTGGAGTCTTTCCTCGGTTGTTTGTTCTTTCTTACTGGGCACTTAGAAAGTGCCAGGCCCTGCGCTGGGCCTCCTTGCATGTGTGTAACAGCTGGGAGCACTCCTGCTTCCTTGCCTGCTTGCAGTTCATACCGATTCAAGCATTCAGGATGACAGCCCTAGGACCTAACACCCACCTGCCTCTAAGAGACGCTCAGGAGCCCATGGTGCCTCGTGCTGTTCTCCCCGCCTTTCTAGTCACCCTGCGTACGGGAGTGCTCACCTCCAGCTACTGTGTCCGTCCCCACATGCCATCCCGTCTCTCCCACCACTCTTCACCATCCATCACCTCCAGA
Above is a genomic segment from Chlorocebus sabaeus isolate Y175 chromosome 1, mChlSab1.0.hap1, whole genome shotgun sequence containing:
- the BANF1 gene encoding barrier-to-autointegration factor; protein product: MTTSQKHRDFVAEPMGEKPVGSLAGIGEVLGKKLEERGFDKAYVVLGQFLVLKKDEDLFREWLKDTCGANAKQSRDCFGCLREWCDAFL
- the EIF1AD gene encoding probable RNA-binding protein EIF1AD, encoding MSQATKRKHVVKEVLGEHIVPSDQQQIVRVLRTPGNNLHEVETAQGQRFLVSMPSKYRKNIWIKRGDFLIVDPIEEGEKVKAEISFVLCKDHVRSLQKEGFWPEAFSEVAEKHNNRNRQTQPELPAEPQLSGEESSSEDDSDLFVNTNRRQYHESEEESEEEEAA